From a region of the Burkholderia sp. PAMC 26561 genome:
- a CDS encoding GAF domain-containing protein: MPYVSPTRHIDRVRSVIEGRVLNAGTDADSLRLASSYRRSLEQYHLDPGATVGPRILTVPELRDVQQREETVLRASGQCLSRLHETVREADYCVMLTDAQGVTIDYRVDRDRRHEFKRAGLYLGSCWSEREEGTCGVASVLLDAEAITVHKTDHFRAAFTTLTCSASPIFGVQGELIGVLDASAVRSPEERESQRLVNHIVRQSALLIEDGFFLDATTQCWVLLAHRNRHYVEAQPEILIAFDARGFAIAANRRAKECVPGLNQMPCHVSELFDIRAERLLDARPGRDLISFRLIGSGAPLHARVARAARNAPKLQTKEAPQPSLSEDEAVERTRIIAAMTAAKWRPVLAAQTLGISRATLYRRIAKLGILAPHRR; encoded by the coding sequence ATGCCGTATGTATCGCCGACCAGACATATCGACCGCGTGCGCAGCGTGATCGAAGGGCGCGTGCTCAATGCCGGCACGGACGCCGATTCGCTCAGGCTGGCGTCGTCGTATAGAAGGTCTCTGGAGCAATATCATCTCGATCCCGGCGCGACCGTCGGGCCGCGCATCCTGACCGTACCCGAATTGCGCGATGTTCAGCAGCGCGAGGAAACCGTATTGCGTGCATCGGGGCAATGTCTGTCGCGTCTGCACGAGACCGTTCGCGAAGCCGACTATTGCGTGATGCTGACCGATGCGCAAGGCGTGACCATCGATTACCGGGTCGATCGCGACCGGCGTCACGAGTTCAAGCGCGCAGGGTTGTATCTCGGCTCATGCTGGTCCGAACGCGAAGAAGGCACGTGCGGCGTTGCATCGGTGCTGCTGGATGCCGAAGCGATCACCGTCCACAAGACCGATCACTTTCGCGCGGCGTTCACCACTCTTACGTGCAGCGCGTCGCCTATCTTTGGCGTGCAGGGCGAATTGATCGGCGTGCTGGATGCCTCGGCCGTGCGTTCGCCGGAAGAGCGCGAGAGCCAGCGGCTCGTGAACCATATCGTGCGCCAAAGCGCGTTGCTGATCGAAGACGGTTTTTTCCTCGACGCAACCACGCAATGCTGGGTGTTGCTCGCGCATCGAAACCGCCATTACGTCGAGGCGCAGCCGGAAATTCTTATTGCGTTCGATGCACGCGGTTTCGCGATCGCCGCTAACCGGCGCGCGAAGGAGTGCGTGCCGGGACTGAATCAAATGCCGTGTCACGTCTCTGAACTCTTCGATATCCGCGCAGAACGTCTGCTCGATGCAAGACCGGGACGCGACCTCATTTCATTCAGATTGATCGGCTCCGGCGCGCCGTTGCATGCGCGCGTTGCGCGCGCAGCGAGAAACGCGCCGAAGCTGCAGACCAAGGAAGCGCCGCAGCCTTCGCTGTCGGAGGATGAAGCGGTCGAGCGCACCCGCATCATTGCTGCGATGACCGCCGCCAAGTGGCGCCCGGTTCTCGCGGCGCAAACCCTAGGCATTTCACGGGCGACGCTTTACAGACGTATCGCGAAGCTGGGAATTCTGGCGCCTCACCGGCGTTAG
- a CDS encoding DUF779 domain-containing protein → MSQDEVSRVIVTPAAIELIEKLKAEHGQILFHQSGGCCDGSAPMCFPVAEFMVGSSDVKLGEIAGVPFYMSDSQFEYWQHTQLIIDCVPGNGGMFSLERPSGLRFLTRSRLFDDKESAWLDGHPVEHVTG, encoded by the coding sequence ATGAGCCAAGACGAAGTTTCGCGCGTGATAGTCACGCCCGCGGCAATCGAGTTAATCGAAAAGCTGAAGGCGGAACACGGGCAAATACTGTTTCACCAATCTGGCGGATGTTGTGACGGAAGCGCGCCCATGTGCTTTCCGGTTGCTGAATTCATGGTCGGTTCGTCCGACGTCAAACTTGGCGAGATTGCCGGCGTGCCTTTCTACATGAGCGATTCGCAATTCGAATACTGGCAGCATACGCAACTGATCATCGATTGCGTGCCGGGTAACGGCGGCATGTTTTCGCTGGAACGCCCGAGCGGTCTGCGTTTTCTCACCCGTTCGCGCCTATTCGACGACAAAGAATCTGCATGGCTCGACGGACATCCGGTCGAGCATGTAACAGGTTGA
- the adh gene encoding aldehyde dehydrogenase has product MNHAEMQFLNTDFPYKKQYGNFIGGQWVKPVGGEYFDNISPITGEAFTSIPRSREADIELALDAAHKAKTAWGKTSPTERANILNKIADRMEANLTRIAVAETIDNGKPLRETMAADIPLAIDHFRYFAGAVRAQEGSISQIDNDTVAYHFHEPLGVVGQIIPWNFPILMAVWKLAPALAAGNCVVLKPAEQTPASILVFLELIEDLLPAGVLNVVNGFGLEAGKPLASNKRISKIAFTGETTTGRLIMQYASQNLIPVTLELGGKSPNIFFADVMNADDSFFDKALEGFAMFALNQGEVCTCPSRVLIEESIYDKFIERALKRVAAISQGHPLNASTMIGAQASQEQLEKILSYIDLGKQEGAECLIGGERNTLDGELKNGYYIKPTVFKGHNKMRIFQEEIFGPVVSVTTFKDEAQALEIANDTLYGLGAGVWTRDGTRAYRFGRDIQAGRVWTNCYHAYPAHAAFGGYKQSGIGRENHKMMLDHYQQTKNLLVSYSDKPLGFF; this is encoded by the coding sequence ATGAATCACGCTGAGATGCAGTTCCTGAACACCGACTTCCCGTACAAAAAGCAGTATGGCAACTTCATCGGTGGACAATGGGTCAAGCCCGTAGGCGGTGAATACTTCGACAATATTTCGCCGATCACAGGCGAAGCGTTCACGTCCATTCCGCGCTCGCGCGAAGCCGACATCGAACTCGCGCTTGATGCAGCGCACAAGGCCAAGACTGCGTGGGGCAAGACTTCGCCCACCGAGCGCGCGAACATCCTGAACAAGATCGCCGACCGTATGGAAGCGAATCTGACGCGCATCGCGGTGGCCGAAACAATCGACAACGGCAAGCCGCTACGCGAAACCATGGCCGCGGATATCCCGCTTGCAATCGATCACTTCCGCTATTTCGCCGGCGCCGTGCGTGCGCAGGAAGGCTCGATTTCTCAAATCGATAACGACACGGTTGCCTATCACTTCCACGAACCCCTAGGTGTGGTCGGGCAAATCATTCCGTGGAATTTCCCGATCCTGATGGCGGTATGGAAGCTTGCGCCCGCGCTTGCCGCCGGCAATTGCGTGGTCCTGAAACCGGCAGAACAAACGCCGGCATCGATCCTCGTGTTCCTCGAACTGATCGAAGACTTGCTGCCGGCCGGCGTGCTGAACGTGGTCAACGGCTTCGGGCTCGAAGCGGGCAAGCCGCTGGCATCGAACAAACGCATTTCGAAAATCGCATTCACCGGCGAAACCACGACCGGCCGCCTGATCATGCAGTACGCGAGCCAGAACCTGATTCCAGTGACGCTCGAACTCGGTGGCAAGAGCCCGAACATCTTCTTCGCCGACGTGATGAACGCGGACGACAGCTTCTTCGACAAGGCGCTCGAAGGCTTCGCCATGTTCGCGCTGAATCAGGGCGAAGTGTGTACGTGTCCGTCGCGTGTGCTGATTGAAGAGAGCATCTACGACAAGTTCATCGAACGTGCGCTCAAGCGCGTGGCCGCAATCAGCCAGGGCCATCCGCTCAATGCCAGCACGATGATCGGCGCGCAAGCCTCGCAAGAGCAACTGGAAAAGATTCTGTCGTATATCGATCTGGGCAAGCAGGAAGGCGCGGAATGCCTGATCGGTGGCGAGCGCAATACGCTGGATGGCGAATTGAAGAACGGTTATTACATCAAGCCGACCGTGTTCAAAGGCCACAACAAGATGCGCATCTTCCAGGAGGAAATCTTCGGACCGGTGGTGTCGGTCACGACTTTCAAGGATGAAGCGCAAGCGCTCGAAATTGCCAACGACACGCTCTATGGTCTTGGTGCAGGCGTGTGGACACGCGATGGTACGCGGGCTTACCGATTCGGCCGTGACATCCAGGCCGGCCGCGTATGGACGAATTGCTATCACGCATACCCGGCGCACGCGGCGTTCGGTGGTTACAAGCAATCTGGCATTGGCCGGGAAAATCACAAGATGATGCTCGACCACTATCAGCAGACGAAAAACCTGCTGGTAAGTTACAGCGACAAACCGCTCGGCTTCTTCTAA
- a CDS encoding sigma-54-dependent Fis family transcriptional regulator, with protein sequence MEVLDIVRQSHERSRGYGLSETMRPDYSVLGEPDLLLKREQNRTLCTHALPVIETLYGQIANTHSMVVLTDSQGLILHSLGDDDFLARADRVALRAGALWSEQQQGTNAVGTTIASGDATMILGDQHYLRANQFLACSSVPILDPFGELLGVLDVSGDCRGHSRHTMALAKMSAQMIENHLFTSAFPEAMRVHFHGRPEFIGTLMEGIAAFRADGRFLSANRSAQFQFGLPLASLKAHSLSSLLNVSCGELIDLMRTGVSAPGDRLLSLRLPSGVNVFASVDFRRSTSVAFTTDATDITDVAARKRTPEPQAKLSGLRYLMTGDPQVAALVERVRKVIGKNIPILIGGETGTGKEVLASAVHRDSPQCDGPFVAVDCASIPDTLIESELFGYEEGAFTGASKRGACGKILQADGGTLFLDEIGDMPLALQSRLLRVLQERTVTPLGSSRSVPVDFALICATNRNLRERVNSGEFREDLYYRINGLLVTLPPLRLRTDLAVTVEKILRAERPGGPVTRVSPEVLEAFTQHAWPGNFRQLANVLRTACAMLDDDETTILRDHLPEDFFEREGAASQAHSKESGRLDDLALSAVSAALDTHGGNVSAAARMLGISRNTLYRKMAALGELRRR encoded by the coding sequence ATGGAAGTACTCGACATCGTCCGGCAATCTCACGAAAGGTCCCGCGGTTACGGGCTCTCGGAAACGATGCGTCCCGATTACAGCGTGCTCGGTGAACCCGACCTGCTGCTCAAGCGCGAACAGAACCGCACGCTGTGCACACACGCGCTGCCGGTCATCGAAACGCTATACGGGCAAATTGCGAATACGCACAGCATGGTCGTGCTGACCGATTCGCAGGGGCTGATTCTCCATTCCCTCGGCGACGACGATTTCCTTGCGCGCGCGGATCGCGTTGCATTGCGGGCCGGCGCATTGTGGAGCGAACAGCAGCAGGGCACCAACGCAGTGGGCACCACCATCGCCTCCGGCGACGCCACCATGATTCTGGGCGACCAGCATTACCTGCGCGCCAATCAGTTCCTCGCCTGTTCCAGCGTGCCGATACTCGACCCCTTCGGCGAGTTGCTCGGCGTACTCGATGTCTCCGGCGATTGCCGCGGTCACAGCCGTCACACCATGGCGCTCGCCAAGATGTCGGCGCAGATGATCGAAAACCACTTGTTCACCAGTGCATTCCCCGAAGCCATGCGCGTCCATTTTCACGGGCGTCCCGAGTTTATCGGCACGTTGATGGAGGGCATTGCCGCCTTTCGCGCCGATGGACGTTTTCTCTCAGCGAATCGCAGCGCGCAGTTTCAATTCGGTTTGCCGCTCGCATCGCTGAAGGCGCATAGCCTGTCGTCGTTGCTCAACGTGTCGTGTGGCGAGTTGATCGATCTGATGCGCACCGGCGTGTCGGCACCGGGCGATCGGCTGCTGTCGTTGCGCCTGCCAAGCGGCGTGAATGTGTTTGCAAGCGTGGACTTCAGGCGATCCACGTCAGTGGCATTCACAACCGACGCCACTGACATCACCGATGTCGCCGCTCGCAAACGCACACCCGAGCCTCAGGCGAAGCTCTCCGGCCTGCGCTACCTGATGACCGGCGACCCGCAGGTCGCCGCGCTGGTCGAGCGCGTGCGCAAGGTTATCGGCAAGAACATTCCGATCCTGATCGGCGGCGAAACAGGGACGGGGAAAGAGGTTCTCGCGAGCGCGGTGCATCGCGATTCGCCGCAATGCGACGGACCGTTCGTCGCGGTGGATTGTGCGTCCATCCCCGATACGCTGATCGAGTCGGAATTGTTCGGCTACGAGGAGGGCGCGTTCACGGGCGCATCGAAACGCGGCGCGTGCGGCAAGATCCTGCAAGCCGACGGCGGCACGCTGTTCCTCGATGAAATCGGCGACATGCCGCTCGCGTTGCAAAGCCGTTTGCTGCGCGTACTGCAGGAACGCACGGTGACACCGCTGGGCAGTTCGCGCTCGGTGCCGGTCGACTTCGCATTGATTTGCGCGACCAATCGAAATTTGCGCGAGCGCGTGAACAGCGGCGAGTTTCGTGAGGACCTATATTACCGGATCAACGGCTTGCTGGTGACGTTGCCGCCGCTGCGACTGCGCACGGATCTCGCGGTGACAGTCGAAAAGATCCTTCGGGCAGAACGTCCGGGCGGCCCCGTCACCAGGGTTTCACCGGAGGTGCTTGAAGCATTCACGCAGCATGCGTGGCCGGGCAATTTCCGTCAGTTGGCGAACGTGCTCAGGACCGCCTGCGCAATGCTCGATGACGACGAAACCACTATCCTTCGCGACCATCTCCCGGAAGATTTCTTCGAGCGGGAAGGCGCGGCGTCGCAGGCGCATTCTAAAGAGAGCGGCCGTCTGGATGACCTGGCGCTTTCCGCTGTCTCTGCTGCGCTCGATACCCATGGCGGCAACGTCTCGGCGGCCGCGCGCATGCTGGGCATTTCGCGCAATACGCTGTACCGGAAGATGGCGGCTCTCGGGGAATTGCGCAGACGTTGA